CAGCAAAAGGTGGTGACTTGTAACGGTCAGTATCGCCTAACAGACTTTGAAGAATGATCGTTCCAAACCCGTAGCGCTTTCTGCACAAAGCCTGTCTGATGCGTTTACGCTGTTGTGGACTCTGAATATCAATCTGGTCTTCAATCGCATCAACCAGTATTGGAAATGGAACTTTAACGCCTGTTGCCATGAATATAGCCACCTGAAGCGAGTTAAAGCCGCAGGCCCAAGCTTCTATGTTTCCACCACTCCCGGCTTGAAGGTCCTTATAGGGCATGGTGTTATCAACCACTTTGTTTTTCAGGTAGGCAAAGGCTCTTTTAGCTCCAACTTCCGAATAGCCCGGGTATCCACCTCCACCGAGGTCTTCACCATCAAACGAACCCGCTCTGACCAGTTTGTGCTGATTGGTTGTCATGTCTTTCACAACAAGAATCTCATCACCGGGTAAATAGTCCCGGCTTGATCGTGGTTGCAGCTGTACCCTGAATTTTTTGATGACCTTATGATGACTGTTCGAATAGGCAATTCGCTCAAAATCGTTTAATTCTGTTTGTTGAATACTCATTGGAATATTTTGCAACCAGCTGGCATCTGCTCTTCTGAAGCCAAGATAAGCTTTTCTAAGATAACGAAGAGAAGACTCGGAACGACTGTTTAAGTCGTTCGCCACTTCATCAGAGATAAAACGTACTCTGTTGGTGTCAGCTTCATCCAGCTTAAATCCCCCTCTGCGATTTGTATCCGTTGGAATACCTGCTCCTTGTCTTTCCTGTTCCAGTGTAAATTCTCCACGAGTGTGGCTGGATGTGGATGAAGTCCCTGATGAGTGAGGTGGTCGAGAATCTGGCTTTGGAGCAATCATGGAACGAAGAGGAACCGCAAACTGCCGGTAATCAACAGCCGGTGTAGGAGCCCCTGTTTCATGTAAGGTTGCTTCGCAGGTGAGCAGGCGTTTTTCAGCGGAAGTTGCCTCATCAAACAAAGCCTGCTTTTTAACGCCTTTGTACTGATTATCCACTTGCTCCAGTTTATTGATCAGCTTGCGTTTTATCTCGTTGTACTTCTGTGGGTCCGCTTTTAAGCGTTCGTCGGGCGGAACCACACTGATCAGGGTTCCTTTATCGTTGTATGAAATGGAAAAGCCGAGGTCGGCGGGGATGATGCCTGCCGGGTTTTCATCCAGTTTTTTTAATGCGGGGAGATGTTTGATCAGGTTCGCCTGTGTCTGTAGCACACAGGTTGTGCGGAGCTGTTGTACATAGTTCGCTTTTGCCACCGCTTTAGCATTGATAGTGGGTGCGGGTGCGGAATTGGGATTGGAAGTGGAAGGGTGAATATTACGGGCTTTTAATGGTGTCTTCTTGAAATCTTGCTCTCTTCTCAGGGGTTGAGGCTGAGCTTCAAATGTCCTTCTTCTTTTTTTGTCGTAGTGATTTTCCTGTGAATAGGGGCGATATTCTGATGAATAAGGTGTGCTGCCTGATGGCGGCTTATGATCAATGGGCATGTTGTAAGCCGCCTGATTGGAGATTTGGTGGTTTTTTCTAAGCTATGTAGATTTATCGGTTAGGCGAAAATTAAAATTAGATTCCACGAGGTTGAAGAGAAAAGGCTGGAGGGCGGCAGCAGCATAAGACTGCTGCCGATAAACGTCAGTAGCGCCAGAACACCGGAGTGAACAACACCAGAAGGGTAAATATTTCCAGCCGTCCCAACAGCATGGCAAAGGTCAGAATCCATTTGGCAGCATCGGGCAGGGTCTGATAGTTCGAATACGCATCACCGAGTGCCGGGCCCAGATTGTTCAGACAGGAAGCAACGGTAGTAAAGGCGGTGACAATATCCAGCCCCGTTGCCATCAACAGCAAAAACATCACGACCAGCAGGAAAACATAAGTGGCAAAGAATCCCCACACGGCTTCACCGACTCGGCTATTAACAGGTTGGCCGCCCAGTTTGATAGTAAGAATCGCATTGGGGTGAACCAGACGATACAGTTCCCGTACACCCTGTTTAAAAATCAGCATAATTCGAACCACTTTCATACCGCCTGCTGTTGAGCCGGCACACCCCCCCACAAAGCTGGTAATGAACAGCAACAGTGGTAAAAAGGTGGGCCAGACAGAAAAGCCGGTGGTTGAATACCCTGTTGTTGTGGCAATGGAAACCACTTCAAACAGCCCGTACTCGAAAGAGGTCCAGAAGCCATAAGTGTTGGAGGCGTAGAGTGTAAACACTGTGATTAAGGCGACCGTGGAAAGTATCAGTACATAGCCTTTTACTTCAGAGTCTTTGAAATAATGCGAAGCCGTTTTGTTTCTCCATGCGAAAAAATGCAGCGCAAAGTTAATGCCCGCAAAGAACATAAAGAATGTGGTCATCGCATTGATCAGAGGCGATTGAAAATACCCGATACTGGCATCGTGTGTGGAAAAGCCGCCAATGGCAATGGTCGAGAAACTATGACT
Above is a window of Endozoicomonas montiporae CL-33 DNA encoding:
- a CDS encoding TrkH family potassium uptake protein, giving the protein MQLSVVMPVLGFLLMVFSLSNIPPMIVGLIYGEAEISLFIYTFFLTLLGGMSMWLPYRKVRGNMKTRDGFVITVLFWLVLGLVGSLPFLMMDAPSLSITDAIFESMSGLTTTGATILTGLDDMPRSILFYRQQIQWFGGMGIIVLAVAIMPMLGIGGMQLYRTETPGPVKDSKLTPRIKETAKALWTLYVALTVTCAIGYKLAGMDWFDAISHSFSTIAIGGFSTHDASIGYFQSPLINAMTTFFMFFAGINFALHFFAWRNKTASHYFKDSEVKGYVLILSTVALITVFTLYASNTYGFWTSFEYGLFEVVSIATTTGYSTTGFSVWPTFLPLLLFITSFVGGCAGSTAGGMKVVRIMLIFKQGVRELYRLVHPNAILTIKLGGQPVNSRVGEAVWGFFATYVFLLVVMFLLLMATGLDIVTAFTTVASCLNNLGPALGDAYSNYQTLPDAAKWILTFAMLLGRLEIFTLLVLFTPVFWRY